Genomic segment of Mycolicibacterium psychrotolerans:
ACCTCGGATCCATCTTCCGCAACGCCGCCGGGCTGGGGATCGGGGCGGTGATCTTCGGCAGTGGTTGCGCCGACCCGCTCTACCGGCGAGCGGTGCGGGTGTCGATGGGGCATGCGCTGCTTGTGCCGTTCGCCCGGGCTGCGCAGTGGCCGGGTGACTTGAAATTGTTGCGGGAAAACGGCTTTCAGCTGATCGCGATGACGCCTGACCCCGGCGCGCACACCCTGGCCGAGGCGATGGGTGAGCTGGCCGGCCGCCGGGTCGCGATCCTGGTGGGTGCAGAGGGCCCCGGCCTGGCCGAGCACACGATGCGGGCGTGCGACGTGCGGGCTCGCATCCCGATGTCGCGCGGCACGGACTCGCTCAACGTCGCCACCGCTGCGGCGCTGGCGTTCTACGAGCGGGATAGGCTCGCGCCGTGAGGACGGAAGAGTCCACGCCGTGGGCCACCGGGTTGACGGTGGCGGCGTTCGTCGCCGCCGTGCTGGGCGCCGCGATCATCGTGCTGAGCATCGGATTGGCGCGGGTGCACCCGCTGCTGGCGGTCGGCCTCAATCTGATCGCCGTCGGCGGGCTCGCGCCCACGGTGTGGGGGTGGCGCCGGGTCCCGGTCTGGCGGTGGTTCGTGCTCGGTTCCGGCGTCGGTGTGGCCGGCGCGTGGATCGGGTTGTTAGCGCTGGCCGCCGCTGGAGCGCACGCCTAGCAGCACGTCCTCCCAGGCCGGCACGGTCGGCCGCTGCTTGCGCGGCCGCACCGGCTTGGCCGCCGCCGGCGCGGGCTGGTCGACCTCCTCGACCTCCACGGCCTCGGGTT
This window contains:
- a CDS encoding TrmH family RNA methyltransferase, which gives rise to METGLVDVVDIDDPADPRLDDFRDLNSVDRRPDLPTGKGLVIAEGVLVVQRMLASRFRPRALLGTDRRLAEMRTDLEGVGAPYYRASAEVMAEAVGFHLNRGVLASASRAAELTVPQVIENATTVAVLEGVNDHENLGSIFRNAAGLGIGAVIFGSGCADPLYRRAVRVSMGHALLVPFARAAQWPGDLKLLRENGFQLIAMTPDPGAHTLAEAMGELAGRRVAILVGAEGPGLAEHTMRACDVRARIPMSRGTDSLNVATAAALAFYERDRLAP
- a CDS encoding DUF2537 domain-containing protein, whose protein sequence is MRTEESTPWATGLTVAAFVAAVLGAAIIVLSIGLARVHPLLAVGLNLIAVGGLAPTVWGWRRVPVWRWFVLGSGVGVAGAWIGLLALAAAGAHA